A genomic stretch from Telopea speciosissima isolate NSW1024214 ecotype Mountain lineage chromosome 7, Tspe_v1, whole genome shotgun sequence includes:
- the LOC122667017 gene encoding cytochrome b5 domain-containing protein RLF-like isoform X1: MSNNDDFTFCQVGPPVNPDNWEPQETVPNIGRITLKEGFPNAASINQMDGFLEKESSLNSATSNKQETVGSLSFNVIDMSPPKKLSESSKHAGDSGKVSQGQKSVIKKPAARAKVPFEKGYSPMDWFKLTRSHPDLAGLKGQSNKRLISIEEVIQHQKEGSIWTVLKGRVYNISPYMKFHPGGVDKLMMAAGKDCTSLFSILFSLYKFSVIICRSWGHLFAFILWIQFVDPICVCVFSLCSFVCGHLVYLILHEMKLNFIISSLPLYCHPD, translated from the exons atgagcaataATGATGACTTCACCTTTTGTCAG GTTGGTCCTCCGGTCAACCCAGACAATTGGGAACCTCAGGAAACTGTACCTAACATTGGTCGTATCACTCTAAAGGAGGGTTTCCCAAATGCAGCAAGTATTAATCAAATGGATGGTTTTTTAGAGAAAGAAAGTTCATTAAACAGTGCCACCAGTAACAAGCAGGAAACAGTTGGTTCTTTGTCTTTTAATGTTATTGATATGTCACCACCAAAAAAATTGAGTGAATCATCAAAACATGCTGGAGATTCGGGTAAAGTTTCACAGGGACAGAAGAGTGTTATCAAAAAGCCTGCAGCTCGCGCCAAGGTTCCTTTTGAGAAAGGATATAGCCCAATGGACTGGTTTAAGCTTACTCGGTCACATCCTGATCTTGCAG GATTAAAGGGACAGTCAAATAAAAGGCTTATTTCCATAGAAGAAGTTATACAACACCAAAAAGAAGGTTCTATTTGGACTGTGTTAAAAGGTCGTGTGTACAATATATCACCCTACATGAAGTTTCACCCTGGAG GGGTTGATAAGCTAATGATGGCTGCTGGGAAAGATTGCACATCTTTGTTCAGTATCCTTTTCTCGCTTTACAAATTTTCGGTGATTATCTGCAGATCCTGGGGCCATCTGTTTGCTTTTATCCTTTGGATCCAATTTGTGGACCCcatttgtgtttgtgttttttctctttgttcATTCGTTTGTGGCCATCTTGTTTACTTAATACTCCATGAAATGAAGCTCAATTTCATCATATCCTCTTTGCCCCTTTACTGTCACCCAGATTGA
- the LOC122667016 gene encoding chlorophyllide a oxygenase, chloroplastic-like isoform X1 produces MTTFATAAALSLPISLCRSSKVNTKKGVRRGFGVFAIFGEEGGFLEKKNTWGTLFDVEDPRPRVPQCKGKFLDANQALEVARFDIQYCDWRARQDLLTIMHLHEKVVEVLNPLARDYKSIGAMKKDLAVLQEELAQAHKQVHISEDKVSDALDKLAYMEELVNDRLLQDRSTTESDRSSLTPSTSFSSSLDTVKGKLPRKSLNVSGPVQQYNPHLKNFWYPVAFSTDLKDDIMIPIESFEEPWVVFRGKDGSPGCVQDTCAHRACPLHLGSVNEGRIQCPYHGWEYSTDGKCEKMPSTRLLNVKIRSLPCFEQGGMIWIWPGSDPPTANLPSLEPPPGFQIHAEIVIELPVEHGLLLDNLLDLAHAPFTHTSTFAKGWSVPSLVKFLTPASGLQGYWDPYPIDMEFRPPCMVLSTIGISKPGKLEGLNTQQCSTHLHQLHVCLPSSR; encoded by the exons ATGACCACCTTTGCTACAGCTGCAGCTCTATCTTTACCAATCTCGCTCTGTAGATCCTCTAAGGTTAACACTAAGAAG GGAGTCAGACGAGGGTTTGGTGTATTTGCTATATTTGGAGAGGAAGGAGGgttcttggagaagaagaacacTTGGGGTACACTGTTCGACGTCGAGGATCCGAGGCCTAGAGTTCCTCAGTGTAAAGGGAAATtcttggatgcgaatcaagctTTGGAGGTGGCCAGGTTTGATATTCAGTACTGTGATTGGCGAGCTCGGCAAGATCTTCTTACTATCATGCACCTTCATGAAAAG GTAGTGGAAGTTCTGAATCCCTTGGCAAGGGATTACAAGTCCATAGGTGCCATGAAGAAAGACCTTGCAGTGCTGCAAGAAGAACTGGCACAGGCTCACAAACAG GTTCACATATCTGAAGACAAGGTTTCTGATGCACTTGATAAGCTAGCATACATGGAAGAATTGGTAAATGATAGGCTGTTACAAGACAGGAGTACAACTGAATCTGACAGAAGTTCCCTTACTCCTAGCACGTCCTTCTCGTCATCTCTTGACACAGTGAAAGGCAAGTTGCCGCGGAAGAGCCTGAATGTTTCAGGTCCTGTTCAGCAATATAATCCTCATTTGAAGAACTTCTGGTACCCAGTGGCCTTCTCCACTGATCTGAAAGATGATATCATG ATTCCTATAGAGAGCTTCGAGGAGCCATGGGTAGTATTTCGTGGGAAAGATGGGAGTCCTGGTTGTGTTCAGGATACATGTGCTCATAGAGCATGTCCACTTCATCTTGGCTCGGTCAATGAAGGCCGCATTCAGTGTCCCTACCATG GATGGGAATACTCGACGGATGGAAAATGTGAGAAAATGCCATCAACTCGATTACTTAATGTGAAGATAAGATCACTACCTTGCTTTGAGCAAGGAGGGATGATCTGGATTTGGCCTGGTAGTGATCCTCCAACTGCCAACCTCCCTTCTCTGGAACCACCTCCTGGATTTCAAATCCATGCAGAG ATTGTCATTGAGCTGCCAGTGGAACATGGGCTCCTTCTCGATAACCTCCTGGATCTTGCCCATGCCCCTTTCACTCATACTTCTACCTTTGCCAAGGGATGGAGTGTGCCTAG CTTGGTGAAATTCTTGACTCCTGCATCTGGCCTTCAAGGTTACTGGGACCCATACCCAATAGACATGGAGTTCCGGCCACCATGTATGGTGCTTTCAACAATTGGGATCTCAAAGCCTGGAAAATTGGAGGGGCTAAATACCCAGCAATGTtcaacacatcttcaccagCTTCATGTGTGTTTGCCTTCATCAAGATAG
- the LOC122667017 gene encoding cytochrome b5 domain-containing protein RLF-like isoform X2 has translation MSNNDDFTFCQVGPPVNPDNWEPQETVPNIGRITLKEGFPNAASINQMDGFLEKESSLNSATSNKQETVGSLSFNVIDMSPPKKLSESSKHAGDSGKVSQGQKSVIKKPAARAKVPFEKGYSPMDWFKLTRSHPDLAGLKGQSNKRLISIEEVIQHQKEGSIWTVLKGRVYNISPYMKFHPGGVDKLMMAAGKDCTSLFNKYHAWVNAEFLLEKCLVGTLDDSR, from the exons atgagcaataATGATGACTTCACCTTTTGTCAG GTTGGTCCTCCGGTCAACCCAGACAATTGGGAACCTCAGGAAACTGTACCTAACATTGGTCGTATCACTCTAAAGGAGGGTTTCCCAAATGCAGCAAGTATTAATCAAATGGATGGTTTTTTAGAGAAAGAAAGTTCATTAAACAGTGCCACCAGTAACAAGCAGGAAACAGTTGGTTCTTTGTCTTTTAATGTTATTGATATGTCACCACCAAAAAAATTGAGTGAATCATCAAAACATGCTGGAGATTCGGGTAAAGTTTCACAGGGACAGAAGAGTGTTATCAAAAAGCCTGCAGCTCGCGCCAAGGTTCCTTTTGAGAAAGGATATAGCCCAATGGACTGGTTTAAGCTTACTCGGTCACATCCTGATCTTGCAG GATTAAAGGGACAGTCAAATAAAAGGCTTATTTCCATAGAAGAAGTTATACAACACCAAAAAGAAGGTTCTATTTGGACTGTGTTAAAAGGTCGTGTGTACAATATATCACCCTACATGAAGTTTCACCCTGGAG GGGTTGATAAGCTAATGATGGCTGCTGGGAAAGATTGCACATCTTTGTTCA ATAAGTACCATGCTTGGGTGAACGCTGAGTTCTTATTAGAGAAGTGTCTGGTAGGTACTCTAGATGACAGCAGATGA
- the LOC122667016 gene encoding chlorophyllide a oxygenase, chloroplastic-like isoform X2 produces the protein MTTFATAAALSLPISLCRSSKVNTKKGVRRGFGVFAIFGEEGGFLEKKNTWGTLFDVEDPRPRVPQCKGKFLDANQALEVARFDIQYCDWRARQDLLTIMHLHEKVVEVLNPLARDYKSIGAMKKDLAVLQEELAQAHKQVHISEDKVSDALDKLAYMEELVNDRLLQDRSTTESDRSSLTPSTSFSSSLDTVKGKLPRKSLNVSGPVQQYNPHLKNFWYPVAFSTDLKDDIMIPIESFEEPWVVFRGKDGSPGCVQDTCAHRACPLHLGSVNEGRIQCPYHGWEYSTDGKCEKMPSTRLLNVKIRSLPCFEQGGMIWIWPGSDPPTANLPSLEPPPGFQIHAEIVIELPVEHGLLLDNLLDLAHAPFTHTSTFAKGWSVPRS, from the exons ATGACCACCTTTGCTACAGCTGCAGCTCTATCTTTACCAATCTCGCTCTGTAGATCCTCTAAGGTTAACACTAAGAAG GGAGTCAGACGAGGGTTTGGTGTATTTGCTATATTTGGAGAGGAAGGAGGgttcttggagaagaagaacacTTGGGGTACACTGTTCGACGTCGAGGATCCGAGGCCTAGAGTTCCTCAGTGTAAAGGGAAATtcttggatgcgaatcaagctTTGGAGGTGGCCAGGTTTGATATTCAGTACTGTGATTGGCGAGCTCGGCAAGATCTTCTTACTATCATGCACCTTCATGAAAAG GTAGTGGAAGTTCTGAATCCCTTGGCAAGGGATTACAAGTCCATAGGTGCCATGAAGAAAGACCTTGCAGTGCTGCAAGAAGAACTGGCACAGGCTCACAAACAG GTTCACATATCTGAAGACAAGGTTTCTGATGCACTTGATAAGCTAGCATACATGGAAGAATTGGTAAATGATAGGCTGTTACAAGACAGGAGTACAACTGAATCTGACAGAAGTTCCCTTACTCCTAGCACGTCCTTCTCGTCATCTCTTGACACAGTGAAAGGCAAGTTGCCGCGGAAGAGCCTGAATGTTTCAGGTCCTGTTCAGCAATATAATCCTCATTTGAAGAACTTCTGGTACCCAGTGGCCTTCTCCACTGATCTGAAAGATGATATCATG ATTCCTATAGAGAGCTTCGAGGAGCCATGGGTAGTATTTCGTGGGAAAGATGGGAGTCCTGGTTGTGTTCAGGATACATGTGCTCATAGAGCATGTCCACTTCATCTTGGCTCGGTCAATGAAGGCCGCATTCAGTGTCCCTACCATG GATGGGAATACTCGACGGATGGAAAATGTGAGAAAATGCCATCAACTCGATTACTTAATGTGAAGATAAGATCACTACCTTGCTTTGAGCAAGGAGGGATGATCTGGATTTGGCCTGGTAGTGATCCTCCAACTGCCAACCTCCCTTCTCTGGAACCACCTCCTGGATTTCAAATCCATGCAGAG ATTGTCATTGAGCTGCCAGTGGAACATGGGCTCCTTCTCGATAACCTCCTGGATCTTGCCCATGCCCCTTTCACTCATACTTCTACCTTTGCCAAGGGATGGAGTGTGCCTAG GTCCTGA
- the LOC122667019 gene encoding uncharacterized protein LOC122667019: MFFFFVGGLEQQVRQVLKTGVGRCITCGSPADLVDYEKVLKIFFVPVWRWSGKEPLMHCRNCNLFFPESVSLPPTSSSPSTLSDVLRCHSCARVVDPGFIFCPYCGSAL, translated from the coding sequence atgttcttcttcttcgtggGTGGATTAGAGCAACAAGTCCGTCAGGTTCTCAAGACCGGTGTAGGTCGCTGTATCACCTGCGGTTCTCCAGCTGATCTGGTGGATTACGAGAAAGTTCTGAAGATTTTCTTTGTCCCTGTTTGGCGTTGGTCTGGTAAAGAGCCTCTAATGCACTGTAGAAACTGCAATCTCTTTTTCCCTGAGTCGGTATCCCTTCCTCCAACCTCTTCGTCTCCTTCCACGCTCTCTGATGTTCTTCGTTGTCACTCTTGTGCTCGTGTCGTCGATCCTGGTTTCATCTTCTGCCCTTATTGTGGTTCAGCTTTGTAA
- the LOC122669958 gene encoding TLC domain-containing protein 2-like, with the protein MARGSHENNTGAFFVATLVLWFVSVVFEIVFHKRTELVYVVAGCCFYQIANWVIRFFVFRDPLFVNTSVSLLHSSVASISVILILVNQWATKGLSTMFDHAQLFGGTWPGVYLALCFSCGYFAYDQWDMLRYRLYSGLIPSILVHHLLLLVCFTLALYRRVTVNYLILTLICELHSIFLHVRKVRRMAGVRDTNCKFVRAEWALNWITFFLARLGSHILITIKLIKDASKFGKGVELPLALFGMAGMNLVNIFLGLDLFKAYRREKNQHPRHQE; encoded by the exons ATGGCGAGGGGTAGCCATGAGAACAATACTGGAGCTTTCTTTGTGGCCACTTTGGTTCTGTGGTTCGTCTCTGTTGTGTTCGAAATCGTCTTCCATAAGAGAACAGAACTAGTCTATGTGGTTGCTGGTTGCTGTTTCTACCAAATTGCCAACTGGGTCATCCGATTCTTTGTATTTCGTGATCCTCTTTTTGTCAACACCAGCGTGTCTTTGCTCCATTCCTCCGTTGCTTCTATTTCAG TCATTCTCATCCTGGTTAATCAATGGGCAACAAAGGGTCTAAGTACGATGTTTGACCATGCTCAGTTGTTTGGAGGGACGTGGCCCGGTGTATACCTGGCTTTGTGCTTCTCCTGTGGTTACTTTGCATACGACCAGTGGGATATGCTCCGGTACCGGCTGTATAGTGGATTGATCCCCTCAATCCTTGTACACCACCTGCTACTCCTGGTTTGCTTTACACTTGCACTGTATCGAAGAGTCACTGTGAACTATCTTATTCTCACCCTTATTTGTGAG CTTCATTCAATATTCCTACACGTGAGGAAAGTGCGGCGAATGGCTGGAGTACGGGACACAAACTGCAAATTTGTGAGAGCAGAATGGGCACTCAACTGGATCACCTTCTTCCTAGCAAGGCTCGGTTCGCATATTCTCATCACAATCAAGCTCATTAAAGATGCGTCCAAGTTCGGGAAGGGTGTTGAACTCCCACTAGCCCTTTTTGGGATGGCAGGAATGAATTTGGTCAACATCTTTCTTGGCCTCGATCTCTTTAAAGCTtataggagagagaagaatcaACACCCCAGACACCAGGAATGA